The sequence CGGGTCGAGCAGCGGTGGGATGGTCGAGGTAGAAGAAGGCGGTCGAGGCGATGTCGTCCTGAAGCGGCAGGTACCGGCCGCCCTGGCGCCAGCCGAGCGCCTGCACGTCCACCCGCAGATCGGTCTCGAAGTGGATCGGGTCGAGCACGTGCCAGCGGTACATGCCGAAGCGCTGCTGGGAGTCGTACAACCCATCGGGGCGGATCACCTGGTGCATCCCGAGGTAGGGCGTGGTGAAGGCGGTGTACCCCTGGCCCGGGACGTCGAAGTTCCACGCCCCGCCGAAGTAGTCCTCGGTCCCGGTACCGCAGATCGTCGGGTGGTCCAGATCGCCGTCGAGGTAGTGCTTGACCTCCCCTTCCCCCCACCAGCCCCTGCTGTTCACACCCCAGGCCAGGTAGGTACCGACGTACTGCCCACGCCCGCGCACCCCGTCCAGCAGGACGTGCGTGCTGCCGGCGGCCAACGGGTTGCTCCGCCGCCACTGAGCGTGCAACCGGCCAGCACCGGAGACCTCGGCGCCGACCTCGTAACTGAGCTGGTAGTAGACGATCACCTCCTGATCGCTGAGATTCTCCACGGTCAGATGAGCGCCGTCAGCGAAGGGCATCGGCCAGTAGGAGTTGAACCCGCCGTGCGGGTTCACCGCGACCATCGAGGAGGAGAGCTGGGCGAAGGAGCCCCAGCCCTGGCCGAAGAAGTCTCCGACCGGCACCTCGATCGCCGGTTCGGCCGCGCCGTCCCAGTACGCGCGCAGGACGAGGTGGCGCCAGTGGTCGGTATGGGTGGTCAGCCAGAGGTGGGTGATCCGGCCCGGACCGTCGATCCGGGCCAGGTCGAAGGTCTCCCCCGGTCCGATCGGTACCGACGGCGAGACCTTCCAGCCCGGACCGAGGTCACGGGCAGCGGCCGCACCGGTGCCGTCGGTCGCCCGGGCGCCGCCGCCTTTGGCGCCGGTGAAGTTCTCCGGGCTGATCGATCGG is a genomic window of Ruania zhangjianzhongii containing:
- a CDS encoding glycoside hydrolase family 172 protein is translated as MYRDIAELRHVQTRSISPENFTGAKGGGARATDGTGAAAARDLGPGWKVSPSVPIGPGETFDLARIDGPGRITHLWLTTHTDHWRHLVLRAYWDGAAEPAIEVPVGDFFGQGWGSFAQLSSSMVAVNPHGGFNSYWPMPFADGAHLTVENLSDQEVIVYYQLSYEVGAEVSGAGRLHAQWRRSNPLAAGSTHVLLDGVRGRGQYVGTYLAWGVNSRGWWGEGEVKHYLDGDLDHPTICGTGTEDYFGGAWNFDVPGQGYTAFTTPYLGMHQVIRPDGLYDSQQRFGMYRWHVLDPIHFETDLRVDVQALGWRQGGRYLPLQDDIASTAFFYLDHPTAARPEAPTADQLEIC